A genome region from Scomber japonicus isolate fScoJap1 chromosome 15, fScoJap1.pri, whole genome shotgun sequence includes the following:
- the znf706 gene encoding zinc finger protein 706 has translation MARGHQKIQSQQKNAKKQAEMKKAKGHDQKTAAKAALVFTCAVCRSQMPDPKTFKQHFESKHPKSPMPPELEGVEA, from the exons ATGGCACGCGGGCATCAGAAGATTCAGTCCCAGCAGAAGAATGCCAAGAAACAGGCCGAGATGAAGAAGGCGAAGGGTCACGATCAGAAGACAGCGGCCAAGGCAGCGCTAGTGTTCACATGTGCTGTGTGCAGG TCTCAAATGCCCGACCCCAAAACTTTTAAGCAACACTTTGAGAGCAAGCATCCCAAATCCCCTATGCCCCCCGAGCTAGAGGGAGTGGAGGCATAA
- the LOC128374669 gene encoding 14-3-3 protein beta/alpha-like, whose protein sequence is MADKEEQVQKAKLAEQAERYDDMAAAMKAVTEEGSELSNEERNLLSVAYKNVVGARRSSWRVVSSMEQKSDDSGKTTLAKEYREKIEKELNDICKEVLDLLDKHLIPNATPADSKVFYLKMKGDYFRYLAEVATGEDKEAIINNSQEAYQKALEISYNEMQPTHPIRLGLALNFSVFYYEIVNSPEKACQLAKTAFDEAIAMLDSLNSDSYKDSTLIMQLLRDNLTLWMSEAQGEGEGEGEETEQAAEKN, encoded by the exons ATGGCAGACAAGGAGGAGCAGGTACAGAAAGCCAAACTGGCTGAGCAGGCCGAGCGCTATGATGACATGGCCGCAGCCATGAAGGCTGTCACAGAGGAGGGCTCGGAGCTCAGCAATGAGGAGCGCAATCTGCTTTCTGTAGCTTATAAGAACGTGGTGGGGGCTCGGAGGTCCTCCTGGAGGGTGGTCTCCAGCATGGAGCAGAAATCTGACGACAGTGGGAAGACCACACTGGCCAAGGAGTATAGAGAGAAGATCGAGAAGGAGCTGAATGACATCTGCAAGGAAGTGCTG GACCTGCTCGACAAACATCTGATTCCCAACGCTACACCTGCTGACAGTAAAGTCTTCTACCTGAAGATGAAGGGAGACTACTTCCGCTACCTGGCTGAGGTGGCCACTGGAGAGGACAAAGAGG CCATCATCAACAACTCACAAGAAGCCTACCAGAAGGCCTTGGAAATCAGCTACAACGAAATGCAGCCTACTCATCCCATCCGCCTCGGCCTCGCTCTTAACTTCTCCGTCTTCTACTACGAGATCGTCAACTCACCTGAGAAGGCCTGTCAGCTGGCCAAGACG GCCTTTGACGAAGCCATTGCCATGCTGGACTCCCTCAACAGTGACTCCTACAAAGACAGCACCTTGATCATGCAGCTGCTCCGTGACAATCTGACA CTGTGGATGTCAGAAGCCCAGGGTGAGGGCGAGGGCGAGGGAGAGGAGACGGAGCAGGCAGCCGAGAAGAACTGA